A region of Poecile atricapillus isolate bPoeAtr1 chromosome 24, bPoeAtr1.hap1, whole genome shotgun sequence DNA encodes the following proteins:
- the LDLRAP1 gene encoding low density lipoprotein receptor adapter protein 1 isoform X1, producing MDALKSAGRALLRSPSVHKPSWAGGRHKKLPENWTDTRETLLEGMLFSLKYLGMTLVEQPKGEELSAAAVKRIVATAKASGKKLQKVTLKVSPRGIVLNDSRTNELIENISIYRISYCTADKSHDKVFAYIAQNQLNENLECHAFLCTKRKMAQAVTLTVAQAFKIAFEFWQAAKEEKEKRERAILDAEGTNSPGSEAPARPVTPAATGNLLDLEAPARSPLGSSTESPQLDNSSFGPGPSDNNNVLWEMDDGLDEAFSRLAQSRTNPQVLDTGLTAQDIQSAETLSPVDWNKMDPGTAEKDDLFMF from the exons atgGACGCGCTCAAATCCGCGGGCCGGGCCCTGCTGAGGAGCCCCAGCGTCCACAAACCGTCCTGGGCCGGCGGGCGGCACAAGA agctgcccgAGAACTGGACGGACACGCGGGAGACGCTGCTGGAGGGGATGCTCTTCAGCCTCAAGTACCTGGGCATGACCCTGGTGGAGCAGCCCAAGGGAGAGGAGCTCTCTGCAGCCGCTGTCAAAAGGATCGTGGCCACC GCAAAAGCAAGTGGGAAGAAGCTGCAGAAAGTGACCCTGAAGGTGTCACCCCGCGGGATCGTGCTGAACGACAGCAGGACCAACGAGCTCATTGAGAACATCTCCATTTACAG GATTTCCTACTGCACAGCAGACAAGAGCCACGACAAAGTGTTCGCCTACATCGCCCAGAACCAGCTGAATGAGAACCTGGAGTGCCACGCCTTCCTGTGCACCAAGCGCAAAATG GCTCAGGCTGTCACCCTCACCGTGGCCCAGGCCTTCAAAATCGCCTTCGAGTTCTGGCAGGCAGCAAAGGAAG AGAAGGAGAAGCGGGAAAGGGCCATCCTGGACGCAGAAGGGACGAACAGCCCCGGCTCAGAAGCTCCTGCCCGTCCTGTCACAC cagcagccacggGGAATTTGCTGGATTTGGAGGCTCCTGCCAGGTCccccctgggcagcagcacggAGTCACCACAGCTGGACAACAGCAGCTTCGGGCCCGGCCCCTCGGACAACAACAACGTGCTGTGG GAAATGGATGATGGTCTCGACGAGGCGTTTTCAAG GCTGGCCCAGTCCAGGACAAACCCCCAGGTCCTGGACACGGGGCTGACTGCTCAGGACATCCAGAGTGCAGAGACTCTGTCCCCTGTGGACTGGAACAAAATGGACCCCGGCACGGCAGAGAAGGACGATCTGTTCATGTTCTGA
- the LOC131588129 gene encoding uncharacterized protein LOC131588129 isoform X1 — translation MIAGIQGGNKPRAPSPCALPALPSLRLEVFCSFPSKRRHNLEEKAREKLGKEGRCRRRCWRSGCLTPGMKTKPLGGDPGASRVRNHQELGLGKREWQEGERQEGEGAKSRARGTVEGSWQGNKRRSFIPPSCQRLGKRRLGKEQGGRQQSPAGDREGSEERDNPEPLAQGNHCRIPSVPADAPRPGPGSSSGSWDFDSGGFDSRGFDSGGFGPRGFDSRSFGSRDFGSRGFDSGALLTPQTLPARCTRPSPAPFQGIPRDVPGIVPAGGSGSAQPEPPWVPAGLSSILILILLHLSLFPLWQQGRELWKKLGISFISGFFCLFFWGGEVGVCFLFLLLVFFRLWVFVLFGFFVIFFVWFSCCLGYFF, via the exons ATGATTGCTGGAATCCAGGGTGGGAACAAACCTCGGGCTCCCTCTCCCTGCGCTCTCCCAGCTTTACCCTCTCTGCGCTTGGaagttttctgttcttttccctCCAAAAGGAGGCACAACCTTGAGGAAAAGGCTCGGGAAAAGCTCGGGAAGGAAGGGCGTTGTCGCAGGCGTTGTTGGAGGAGCGGATGTTTAACTCcaggaatgaaaacaaaacccctTGGAGGCGATCCCGGGGCCTCGAGGGTCCGGAATCATCAGGAATTGGGGCTGGGAAAACGGGAATGGCAAGAGGGAGAACGCCAGGAGGGAGAAGGAGCCAAAAGCAGAGCTCGGGGCACGGTGgaagggtcctggcagggaaaTAAAAGGCGCAGCTTTATCCCTCCGAGCTGCCAGAGGCTTGGGAAGCGGCggctgggaaaggagcagggtgGGAGACAGCAGAGCCCGGCCGGGGATCGGGAGGGATCGGAGGAACGGGACAATCCCGAGCCTTTGGCACAGGGAAATCACTGCAGGATCCCCTCGGTTCCCGCTGATGCTCCCAGGCCGGGCCCGGGCAGCAGCTCCGGCTCCTGGGATTTTGACTCCGGAG GTTTTGACTCCCGGGGCTTTGATTCTGGAGGTTTTGGCCCCCGGG GTTTTGATTCCCGAAGTTTTGGCTCCAGGGATTTTGGCTCCCGAGGTTTTGACTCCGGAG CGCTCCTCACCCCACAAACCCTCCCTGCCCGCTGTACCCGGccctctccagctcctttccagggaattcccagggatgtTCCCGGGATTGTTCCTGCTGgtggctctggctctgctcagcccgAACCCCCCTGGGTGCcagcagggctcagctccatcctcatcctcatcctcctgcatCTCTCGTTATTCCCACTCTGGCAGCAGGGACGGGAGCTCTGGAAGAAACTGggaatttcatttatttcagggtttttttgtttgtttttctgggggGGAGAggttggtgtttgttttttgtttttgttgttggttttttttagattgtgggtttttgttttatttgggttttttgttattttttttgtttggttttcttgttgtttggggtattttttttaa
- the LOC131588129 gene encoding uncharacterized protein LOC131588129 isoform X2, producing MIAGIQGGNKPRAPSPCALPALPSLRLEVFCSFPSKRRHNLEEKAREKLGKEGRCRRRCWRSGCLTPGMKTKPLGGDPGASRVRNHQELGLGKREWQEGERQEGEGAKSRARGTVEGSWQGNKRRSFIPPSCQRLGKRRLGKEQGGRQQSPAGDREGSEERDNPEPLAQGNHCRIPSVPADAPRPGPGSSSGSWDFDSGGFDSRGFDSGGFGPRGFDSRSFGSRDFGSRGFDSGALLTPQTLPARCTRPSPAPFQGIPRDVPGIVPAGGSGSAQPEPPWVPAGLSSILILILLHLSLFPLWQQGRELWKKLGISFISGFFCLFFWGGEVLRAALLPTWNNLGAPKSAGSCNFTPLHFHLCCIT from the exons ATGATTGCTGGAATCCAGGGTGGGAACAAACCTCGGGCTCCCTCTCCCTGCGCTCTCCCAGCTTTACCCTCTCTGCGCTTGGaagttttctgttcttttccctCCAAAAGGAGGCACAACCTTGAGGAAAAGGCTCGGGAAAAGCTCGGGAAGGAAGGGCGTTGTCGCAGGCGTTGTTGGAGGAGCGGATGTTTAACTCcaggaatgaaaacaaaacccctTGGAGGCGATCCCGGGGCCTCGAGGGTCCGGAATCATCAGGAATTGGGGCTGGGAAAACGGGAATGGCAAGAGGGAGAACGCCAGGAGGGAGAAGGAGCCAAAAGCAGAGCTCGGGGCACGGTGgaagggtcctggcagggaaaTAAAAGGCGCAGCTTTATCCCTCCGAGCTGCCAGAGGCTTGGGAAGCGGCggctgggaaaggagcagggtgGGAGACAGCAGAGCCCGGCCGGGGATCGGGAGGGATCGGAGGAACGGGACAATCCCGAGCCTTTGGCACAGGGAAATCACTGCAGGATCCCCTCGGTTCCCGCTGATGCTCCCAGGCCGGGCCCGGGCAGCAGCTCCGGCTCCTGGGATTTTGACTCCGGAG GTTTTGACTCCCGGGGCTTTGATTCTGGAGGTTTTGGCCCCCGGG GTTTTGATTCCCGAAGTTTTGGCTCCAGGGATTTTGGCTCCCGAGGTTTTGACTCCGGAG CGCTCCTCACCCCACAAACCCTCCCTGCCCGCTGTACCCGGccctctccagctcctttccagggaattcccagggatgtTCCCGGGATTGTTCCTGCTGgtggctctggctctgctcagcccgAACCCCCCTGGGTGCcagcagggctcagctccatcctcatcctcatcctcctgcatCTCTCGTTATTCCCACTCTGGCAGCAGGGACGGGAGCTCTGGAAGAAACTGggaatttcatttatttcagggtttttttgtttgtttttctgggggGGAGAg GTGCTGAGAGCTGCTCTTCTTCCCACGTGGAATAATCTGGGAGCCCCCAAATCTGCAGG cagctgcaattTCACCCCGCTGCATTTTCATCTTTGCTGCATTACATAA
- the LDLRAP1 gene encoding low density lipoprotein receptor adapter protein 1 isoform X2, producing the protein MDALKSAGRALLRSPSVHKPSWAGGRHKKLPENWTDTRETLLEGMLFSLKYLGMTLVEQPKGEELSAAAVKRIVATAKASGKKLQKVTLKVSPRGIVLNDSRTNELIENISIYRISYCTADKSHDKVFAYIAQNQLNENLECHAFLCTKRKMAQAVTLTVAQAFKIAFEFWQAAKEEKEKRERAILDAEGTNSPGSEAPARPVTPATGNLLDLEAPARSPLGSSTESPQLDNSSFGPGPSDNNNVLWEMDDGLDEAFSRLAQSRTNPQVLDTGLTAQDIQSAETLSPVDWNKMDPGTAEKDDLFMF; encoded by the exons atgGACGCGCTCAAATCCGCGGGCCGGGCCCTGCTGAGGAGCCCCAGCGTCCACAAACCGTCCTGGGCCGGCGGGCGGCACAAGA agctgcccgAGAACTGGACGGACACGCGGGAGACGCTGCTGGAGGGGATGCTCTTCAGCCTCAAGTACCTGGGCATGACCCTGGTGGAGCAGCCCAAGGGAGAGGAGCTCTCTGCAGCCGCTGTCAAAAGGATCGTGGCCACC GCAAAAGCAAGTGGGAAGAAGCTGCAGAAAGTGACCCTGAAGGTGTCACCCCGCGGGATCGTGCTGAACGACAGCAGGACCAACGAGCTCATTGAGAACATCTCCATTTACAG GATTTCCTACTGCACAGCAGACAAGAGCCACGACAAAGTGTTCGCCTACATCGCCCAGAACCAGCTGAATGAGAACCTGGAGTGCCACGCCTTCCTGTGCACCAAGCGCAAAATG GCTCAGGCTGTCACCCTCACCGTGGCCCAGGCCTTCAAAATCGCCTTCGAGTTCTGGCAGGCAGCAAAGGAAG AGAAGGAGAAGCGGGAAAGGGCCATCCTGGACGCAGAAGGGACGAACAGCCCCGGCTCAGAAGCTCCTGCCCGTCCTGTCACAC cagccacggGGAATTTGCTGGATTTGGAGGCTCCTGCCAGGTCccccctgggcagcagcacggAGTCACCACAGCTGGACAACAGCAGCTTCGGGCCCGGCCCCTCGGACAACAACAACGTGCTGTGG GAAATGGATGATGGTCTCGACGAGGCGTTTTCAAG GCTGGCCCAGTCCAGGACAAACCCCCAGGTCCTGGACACGGGGCTGACTGCTCAGGACATCCAGAGTGCAGAGACTCTGTCCCCTGTGGACTGGAACAAAATGGACCCCGGCACGGCAGAGAAGGACGATCTGTTCATGTTCTGA